Proteins encoded within one genomic window of Panacibacter microcysteis:
- a CDS encoding YdeI/OmpD-associated family protein — translation MHSFSASIQIIDINPYVLVPAAVQKQLFKDAGRNKGPIPVIMTMNGFEFKQHLVKFRNRWRLYLNTPMRKAAGIDVGNTGVFTICFDAEERIIPVHPKLAAALKENKKAAKIFHALRPSLQKEILRYINQLKTEESVDINVVKAINFLLGKQRFIGRDKP, via the coding sequence ATGCATTCATTTTCTGCAAGCATACAGATCATCGACATCAACCCTTATGTGCTTGTTCCTGCTGCCGTGCAAAAGCAATTGTTTAAAGATGCCGGAAGGAACAAAGGGCCAATTCCGGTTATAATGACCATGAACGGCTTCGAATTCAAACAACACCTTGTAAAATTCAGAAACCGTTGGAGGCTGTACCTGAATACGCCCATGCGCAAAGCAGCAGGTATAGATGTGGGGAATACAGGTGTCTTTACAATTTGTTTTGATGCGGAAGAAAGAATAATACCTGTTCATCCAAAACTGGCAGCCGCACTGAAAGAGAACAAAAAAGCAGCGAAAATATTCCATGCCTTGCGGCCATCTTTACAAAAAGAAATTTTACGTTATATCAACCAACTTAAGACTGAAGAATCAGTAGACATCAATGTTGTAAAAGCCATCAATTTCCTGTTGGGTAAACAGCGGTTTATAGGAAGAGATAAACCCTGA